The region TAGGGTATAAGCAGACAACTTGGTTTTCTCAATAGGAGTTGATAGTTTACCAATAGCTTTCACCCCATCAATATTTCCGGAAGCTGTAGCCAACAAGAAATCTTTGCACTTAGAAGTTGCTGGATTTAGAGTAATATCTTTGAATCCATCAGAGCCCCATTCCTGTCCAATTCAttacaaatttgtaaatttgccAAACAAAGAAGATAAAACTTCATACCGGTAAAATAAGGCAGTAAAGTATTTTTACCTGAACAAAAGAATCATGAAAGTTTATGATAGTCTTCCTCAACTCATTAATCTCATGCTTTGTATCATCATCCTGTAAGTATGTTTCTGCTAACTCAAACCTGCAATACATCCATTATTATTGATTCCTAACTTACTACACTTTCTAGAaactaattaaacaaataaaaatgaagcaaAAGGCAGACAATACCAAAGTTAATGAACAGAGAAACTCCGATCTTCCAGCAGACTAATCACATTTTaagaacatttaaaaaaaaaacacataatccATAGATATAAGGAAAGACAGAATACGAATAAGATTAGAGGAGGTTctattcttcaaaaaaaaaaaaaaaaaaaaactgacgcATGAGCGAATATGTTGAGCAAATAAACGTCCTGTGCGACGAACTGTCTGAACGACTCGACATTGAGATTCCCCGACGCCAAAGAGACGATGAAGGGAGTGTAGAGCGCGAACGCCGCCTCCTTACTGAACTTTTGCCAGCAATCCTGCGCTATGCGGATGCGTCCGTACACGTCCCTCGGGTGCTTGCCAGTATACCTCTCCATGGCGGTGCTTGCAAACAGTCACTACTACCACTAGCAGTGGCGGAGGAACGGCGGTGGTAACTGCAAAACGGAAATCGGAAAACCGGGGGATTGAAATCGACTCTCGGGgaattaattgtatttatatttatttttaatttttaattccaTAATAACTGATTCCGTTAGTTAAGCGAGTAATCTAGCGTGCTTTACTGCCTAATCGGCTTAGCGGTTACATAGGAAAAGGCGTAAGGGTCGAATATGCCACtgcacacccaaaaaaaatgtaatttgatcttgaacaacacaaattcatgtaatttaatctaaaatgacatgtttacctAACGAGACAAttgtcaattttaaaaatactttttaaaaaataattttaaataaaataattaatataaaatataaaaagaaaacaagagtTGTCATCATAAGAACGAATCATCTCCGGCCGGCTTCCGGCTTCGTCAGAaggttttataattattttttttactttaatacttttaaaatatattgtaaaatttattgAGAATGGGGAAAGAAgtgatataaatattaaaatgtccttgtgtaataataattattacagaCAAAGAGTCATTTTCTTAACTTTTTCATTTCTATGCTatgttgaattgtaattcatgagtggaataatgtaattttttggCATGTTAAATAACATTGAAAAAGAGTTCCGATTataaccaaccaaacacccacCTAATGTTGACATCAAATCAAGGGTGTTTGGCCGctaatttctatttctatttatataataatttataataattaaaaatataaaataatccatatttttatttcaattgcATCATAAACATACAAGtttctttcaaaattattagttggtttagaacaataatttttaaaatcaagttactctaattttggaaatttattttgatttttggtgTAGACATCTGAAATATGATCACCACTTATTTTGCAGTAATTAGACATGGCAACAGCTTCATCCCAACTTGAGCCAATGAATAAAGCGTGTATCTCAACCCAGCTTGAGGCTGTGTAAAGAATGCCTTTCCGTTTCCAAGTCTCTGCTCCCTCCACCTTCTGCTTATCAACCACACCATGAAACAGTGGAATAAATTTGATGCCGAAATGCTTCCCCACTTCTATCACATTTGTGCTTGGCTTTACCACGATGCCAATATCTGCTTCAAGCAAACAAAGCAAGTCATTTAATAAATCTCCTCCGATGTAAATAGTCAGTAGTTTCTtcttatcattttcttttccgCAGCTCTCTATGATTTTACCAAAAGCTTCAACCTTGTCCATGGGGGACACCACTTTCCCCAGAATTTCACCAGTGCACACAGATTCTTCGAATTCCAGCTCATTTGCATGCACCTTTAGGCCATTTAAACCCCCTAGTAGACAACACACATTAAGAACATAGAGGAATTGTTATAGTCAACTCAGTTATAGGGTGCCTCTCAAATACCTGATGAAAGGGTAGATCTAATGAGTTCATCACACCAACAATAGGATAGCACATGAACATCTGCATTCAGActctccttttttattagagcTTGGAAAAAAATCCATACAAACGTTTTGGTAAAACCAAGACTCCCCAGTTTGGTTTATGTCTTCCAGTTTAAGACCTTTAAGCACACCAGCTTTCATCACCTCTGAATTGAGGTGTTTCAAAATATCTGAAAGTGGCTCAAATGCTTTTTGCAGACCTTCATAGTTGAAGTTCTCCGCTGCAAAAGCAAAAGTTTAGAATCTAAGGCAATGGGGGTCATCAATTATCACAAGCCCCATGAGATAAAATTACCTTTTTCAGTGGCTAACATGTTCTCTATACACTGCATATAGCCTTCTGAGTATTTGTCGTAGATAGCTCTCCAACTGTTAAAATTACGTCTGAGAATTGGATTTTCTGTTTGGATTACATCAGATTCTGGAGTTGTTGCCATTCCAGCCAAGATGGAATATGAATGATCACCAACGAATACAAAATCAAAATCGGAAAATATCATCAGTTGGCATTCTTCTAGGTTATGCTCTCCTGGGAGGGGTACAACAGCTTTCTGAATAAGTGGCTGAGCTGAGAAAAAGTCTATCTCATGTTTAATTCCTTGAGAATAAAGTCTTTCAATGATCTTAAGCTCCTCCTTAGTGAAAGAGTCACTTAACATGTTCAGCAGTTTGCAAACAAAAATCCTAGAAAACAAGTCATTTGTATCTTCTAAAAAGTTTGAACTACATATGATGATAACAAGAATAATTGAGTGTTTATTTGAgttcaaacaaaacaaaaataaccaAACCTGAAAATTGTCTGAGGAGTAATTCTCAATCCACTTCTTGTAGCGATTATGATCACTAAATCCCTTCAGCTCATTACCAATGTAGGCATAAAGCCTCATCCAAGATGCAATAGCACCTAGGGTATAAGCCAACAACTTGGTTTTCTCAGAACGAGTCGATAGTTCACCAGTAGCTTTCACCCCATCAATCTTTCCTGACACCGTAGCCAACAAGAAATCTTTGAACTTAGAAGTTGCTGGATTCAGAGCAATATCTTTGAATCCATCAGAGCCCCATTCCTGTCCAATTCATTACAAATTGGTAAATTATCCCAACAAAGAAGATAAAACTTCATACCTATAAAATAactgactatatatatatcatctttgCACAAGGCAGTAAATAAACACAAGTATTTTTACCTGGACAAAAGAATCATGCAAGTTTATGATAGTCTTCCTCAACTCATTAATCTCATCCTTTTCATCCTCATCCTGTGTGTATGTTTCTGCTAACTCAAACCTGCAATACATCCATCATTATTGATTCCTAACTTACTACACTTTCTAGAaactaattaaacaaataaaaatgaagcaaAAGGCAGACAATACCAAAGTTAATGAACAAAGAAACTCTGATCTTCCAGCAGACTAATTACATTTTAagaacatttaaaaataataataataataataataataataataatcgccTGGATAAACTCTCTATCAAAATTAAGCTTCAGAAGAACaaaaacagagagagagagaactgaCGCATGAGCGAATATGTTGAGCAAATGAACGTCCTGTGCGACGAACTGTCTGAACGTCTCGACCTCGAGATTCCCCGACGCCAAAGAGACGATGAAGGGACTAGAGCGCGAACGGGCACTCTTTCCTGAACTTTGCCCAGCACCTCTGCGCTATGCGGACGACTACGTACACGTCCCTCGACCGCTTGCGAGTATTCCCAACCGCCGGCGACTTTGAACTCGCCAACGTCGACGCCATTCAATTCTCGGTGGTTGCAAACAGTCACTACTCCCACTAGCAGTGGCGGAGGAACGCCGG is a window of Ipomoea triloba cultivar NCNSP0323 chromosome 11, ASM357664v1 DNA encoding:
- the LOC116033991 gene encoding bifunctional TH2 protein, mitochondrial-like isoform X3, whose translation is MERYTGKHPRDVYGRIRIAQDCWQKFSKEAAFALYTPFIVSLASGNLNVESFRQFVAQDVYLLNIFAHAFELAETYLQDDDTKHEINELRKTIINFHDSFVQEWGSDGFKDITLNPATSKCKDFLLATASGNIDGVKAIGKLSTPIEKTKLSAYTLGAIASFMSLYAYIGKELKGFVDRNRYKKWIENYSSDRFQDFSLQTGYLLNRLSDSFTAEELDIIETLYSQGFKHEIDFFLAQPLIQKAVVPLSGEHNLEERQLMIFSEFNFSLASVDSCLLG